Proteins from one Halovivax limisalsi genomic window:
- a CDS encoding HAD family hydrolase, producing the protein MRAIVFDLDGTLLRPSGSYAEVLTAAFETTTGFVDDDWFETYDTAFFEAFESFDPSPVEAAVATIDGGPDPGAFADALLEAEIERFEPPPGTFAALDRLGADSELAVCTNGVGDWQRAKLRAHDLLAPFDAVVTSYEVGAHKPDPAPFRAVEAATSADAYLMVGDGDADVDGARAVGWETVRYEGGDLPSVADAIGPYQ; encoded by the coding sequence ATGCGCGCGATCGTCTTCGATCTCGACGGAACGCTCCTCCGCCCGTCGGGTTCGTACGCTGAGGTTCTCACCGCGGCGTTCGAGACGACGACAGGGTTCGTCGACGACGACTGGTTCGAAACGTACGATACGGCCTTCTTCGAGGCGTTCGAATCGTTCGACCCGTCGCCGGTCGAGGCGGCCGTCGCGACGATCGACGGCGGGCCGGACCCCGGGGCGTTCGCCGACGCGCTGCTCGAAGCCGAGATCGAGCGGTTCGAACCGCCCCCTGGCACATTCGCGGCACTCGACCGGCTGGGAGCCGACTCAGAACTCGCGGTGTGTACGAACGGCGTCGGCGACTGGCAGCGGGCCAAGCTACGCGCCCACGACCTGCTCGCCCCGTTCGACGCGGTCGTTACCTCCTACGAGGTCGGCGCGCACAAACCCGACCCGGCGCCCTTTCGGGCGGTCGAAGCCGCGACGAGTGCGGACGCGTATCTCATGGTCGGGGACGGCGACGCCGACGTCGACGGCGCTCGCGCCGTCGGCTGGGAGACGGTTCGCTACGAGGGTGGCGATCTGCCGTCGGTCGCGGATGCGATCGGCCCATACCAGTGA
- a CDS encoding CBS domain-containing protein, producing the protein MEDIFVARLMSTDVYTVSPDTLVEDAARAMREREIGSVVVVDERNAIEGILTSTDFVDIVAERKPKDETPVSAYMTANVTTASAQQSVREVAAILTDEGVHHLPIVDDDEGVIGMVSTSDLAAYLSERERPSAV; encoded by the coding sequence ATGGAAGACATTTTCGTCGCCCGACTCATGTCGACCGACGTCTACACCGTCTCGCCCGACACCCTCGTCGAGGACGCCGCCCGGGCCATGCGCGAGCGGGAGATCGGCTCCGTCGTGGTCGTCGACGAGCGAAACGCGATCGAGGGGATCCTCACCTCGACCGACTTCGTCGACATCGTCGCAGAGCGCAAACCCAAAGATGAGACGCCGGTCTCGGCGTACATGACCGCGAACGTCACCACCGCCAGCGCCCAGCAATCGGTCCGCGAGGTCGCCGCCATCCTCACCGACGAAGGGGTCCACCACCTGCCGATCGTCGACGACGACGAAGGCGTCATCGGCATGGTCTCGACCTCGGACCTCGCGGCGTACCTCTCCGAACGCGAACGCCCGTCCGCCGTCTGA